One Gossypium hirsutum isolate 1008001.06 chromosome A11, Gossypium_hirsutum_v2.1, whole genome shotgun sequence genomic window carries:
- the LOC121209784 gene encoding uncharacterized protein isoform X1, whose protein sequence is MTIDRKFSAKSNIKVSSMRHVLYSIKKASLAIKDYLSKVKSLSDSLTAARSLVTEQEQINVILAGLPIEFESIQFLAFATPMSLELVTEILLDSEARQLALLTDMPLQANLVSQSQQGRAWSRSKPQCQLCGKIGHLVQTCYHRFDENFSGPDSSSSMTVNYHHLGEAPTSHCSSSHYCNSCPTHSSSHALSSSVATQTWYPDSGATNHITLTVATLNNASPYTGHSDREDSVGGPHA, encoded by the exons ATGACCATTGACAGAAAGTTTAGTGCCAAGTCCAATATTAAAGTCTCCAGTATGCGTCATGTGCTATACTCGATCAAGAAAGCCAGTCTTGCCATTAAAGATTACCTCTCCAAGGTCAAGAGTTTAAGTGATAGTCTGACTGCTGCTCGTAGCCTGGTTACGGAGCAAGAACAGATCAATGTTATCTTGGCTGGCCTTCCCATCGAGTTTGAGTCTATTCAGTTTCTTGCGTTCGCCACTCCAATGAGTCTTGAACTGGTTACTGAAATACTTCTTGACAGTGAAGCACGACAACTGGCTCTCCTAACTGATATGCCTTTGCAAGCCAACTTGGTGTCTCAATCACAGCAAG GTCGAGCGTGGTCTCGTTCTAAACCACAGTGCCAATTATGTGGTAAAATAGGACATTTGGTGCAGACCTGTTATCATCGCTTTGATGAGAATTTTTCAGGACCTGATTCGAGCTCTTCAATGACAGTCAACTACCATCATCTTGGTGAAGCTCCTACGTCCCATTGTTCCTCATCCCATTATTGTAACTCATGTCCGACGCATTCCTCTTCTCATGCTTTGTCTTCTTCAGTAGCTACTCAGACTTGGTATCCTGATTCGGGTGCTACCAATCACATCACCCTGACTGTAGCTACTCTCAACAATGCTTCTCCTTACACAG GACATTCGGACAGGGAAGATTCTGTTGGAGGGCCACATGCATGA
- the LOC107924678 gene encoding E3 ubiquitin-protein ligase CHIP isoform X2, with amino-acid sequence MLILRRLLYALMLLYIGRTALFAIAGRSIDWLKVEKDCRRAIQLDNSSVKAHCTLGLALLQKQELDEGVDELQKALDLGRGANPKGYMIDEIWQELAKAKYLQWEHASSKRSWELQSLKEACETALKEKHFLDDSHPGSFSDEAIISHMKQLEVLSRVFKEAGEADIPGEVPDYLCCKITLDILRDPVITPSGVSYERTVILHHLQKVGKFDPVTREPLDHSQLVPNLAIKEAVQAYLDGHGWAYNTN; translated from the exons ATGCTTATACTgag GCGATTACTTTATGCCCTGATGTTGCTGTATATTGGACGAACCGCGCTCTTTGCCATCGCAGGAAGAAGTAT TGATTGGCTGAAAGTAGAAAAGGATTGCCGGAGGGCTATTCAGCTTGATAACAGTTCTGTCAAG GCACACTGCACGTTGGGACTTGCCTTGCTTCAGAAGCAAGAATTAGACGAAGGGGTCGATGAACTACAAAAG GCATTGGATCTTGGAAGGGGAGCAAATCCAAAGGGTTATATGATAGATGAGATTTGGCAAGAGCTTGCAAAAGCAAAGTACCTGCAATGGGAGCATGCATCTTCCAAGCGTTCATGGGAATTGCAAAGTTTGAA GGAGGCTTGTGAAACTGCACTTAAAGAGAAACATTTTCTTGATGATTCTCATCCAGGAAGTTTTTCAGATGAAGCTATTATTTCCCATATGAAGCAACTGGAGGTCCTGAGTCGAGTGTTTAAGGAAGCTGGTGAAGCTGACATCCCTGGTGAG GTGCCGGATTACTTGTGTTGTAAAATCACACTTGATATTCTCCGTGATCCTGTCATTACTCCAAGTGGAGTTTCATATGAAAGAACAGTGATCCTTCATCATCTTCAGAAG GTCGGTAAGTTCGATCCAGTTACACGTGAACCGCTCGATCACTCCCAGCTTGTACCTAACTTAGCGATAAAGGAAGCAGTCCAGGCATATTTAGATGGACATGGTTGGGCATACAACACAAACTAA
- the LOC121209784 gene encoding uncharacterized protein isoform X3 — translation MTIDRKFSAKSNIKVSSMRHVLYSIKKASLAIKDYLSKVKSLSDSLTAARSLVTEQEQINVILAGLPIEFESIQFLAFATPMSLELVTEILLDSEARQLALLTDMPLQANLVSQSQQVNYHHLGEAPTSHCSSSHYCNSCPTHSSSHALSSSVATQTWYPDSGATNHITLTVATLNNASPYTGHSDREDSVGGPHA, via the exons ATGACCATTGACAGAAAGTTTAGTGCCAAGTCCAATATTAAAGTCTCCAGTATGCGTCATGTGCTATACTCGATCAAGAAAGCCAGTCTTGCCATTAAAGATTACCTCTCCAAGGTCAAGAGTTTAAGTGATAGTCTGACTGCTGCTCGTAGCCTGGTTACGGAGCAAGAACAGATCAATGTTATCTTGGCTGGCCTTCCCATCGAGTTTGAGTCTATTCAGTTTCTTGCGTTCGCCACTCCAATGAGTCTTGAACTGGTTACTGAAATACTTCTTGACAGTGAAGCACGACAACTGGCTCTCCTAACTGATATGCCTTTGCAAGCCAACTTGGTGTCTCAATCACAGCAAG TCAACTACCATCATCTTGGTGAAGCTCCTACGTCCCATTGTTCCTCATCCCATTATTGTAACTCATGTCCGACGCATTCCTCTTCTCATGCTTTGTCTTCTTCAGTAGCTACTCAGACTTGGTATCCTGATTCGGGTGCTACCAATCACATCACCCTGACTGTAGCTACTCTCAACAATGCTTCTCCTTACACAG GACATTCGGACAGGGAAGATTCTGTTGGAGGGCCACATGCATGA
- the LOC107924678 gene encoding E3 ubiquitin-protein ligase CHIP isoform X1, with the protein MRPHSVSSAAAKQAELLRIVGNNCFKQGHLGAAIDAYTEAITLCPDVAVYWTNRALCHRRKNDWLKVEKDCRRAIQLDNSSVKAHCTLGLALLQKQELDEGVDELQKALDLGRGANPKGYMIDEIWQELAKAKYLQWEHASSKRSWELQSLKEACETALKEKHFLDDSHPGSFSDEAIISHMKQLEVLSRVFKEAGEADIPGEVPDYLCCKITLDILRDPVITPSGVSYERTVILHHLQKVGKFDPVTREPLDHSQLVPNLAIKEAVQAYLDGHGWAYNTN; encoded by the exons ATGCGGCCACATTCGGTGTCGAGCGCGGCAGCCAAGCAAGCGGAGCTATTGAGGATAGTTGGGAACAATTGTTTCAAGCAAGGTCATTTGGGGGCTGCCATCGATGCTTATACTgag GCGATTACTTTATGCCCTGATGTTGCTGTATATTGGACGAACCGCGCTCTTTGCCATCGCAGGAAGAA TGATTGGCTGAAAGTAGAAAAGGATTGCCGGAGGGCTATTCAGCTTGATAACAGTTCTGTCAAG GCACACTGCACGTTGGGACTTGCCTTGCTTCAGAAGCAAGAATTAGACGAAGGGGTCGATGAACTACAAAAG GCATTGGATCTTGGAAGGGGAGCAAATCCAAAGGGTTATATGATAGATGAGATTTGGCAAGAGCTTGCAAAAGCAAAGTACCTGCAATGGGAGCATGCATCTTCCAAGCGTTCATGGGAATTGCAAAGTTTGAA GGAGGCTTGTGAAACTGCACTTAAAGAGAAACATTTTCTTGATGATTCTCATCCAGGAAGTTTTTCAGATGAAGCTATTATTTCCCATATGAAGCAACTGGAGGTCCTGAGTCGAGTGTTTAAGGAAGCTGGTGAAGCTGACATCCCTGGTGAG GTGCCGGATTACTTGTGTTGTAAAATCACACTTGATATTCTCCGTGATCCTGTCATTACTCCAAGTGGAGTTTCATATGAAAGAACAGTGATCCTTCATCATCTTCAGAAG GTCGGTAAGTTCGATCCAGTTACACGTGAACCGCTCGATCACTCCCAGCTTGTACCTAACTTAGCGATAAAGGAAGCAGTCCAGGCATATTTAGATGGACATGGTTGGGCATACAACACAAACTAA
- the LOC107924678 gene encoding E3 ubiquitin-protein ligase CHIP isoform X3: MLILRKNDWLKVEKDCRRAIQLDNSSVKAHCTLGLALLQKQELDEGVDELQKALDLGRGANPKGYMIDEIWQELAKAKYLQWEHASSKRSWELQSLKEACETALKEKHFLDDSHPGSFSDEAIISHMKQLEVLSRVFKEAGEADIPGEVPDYLCCKITLDILRDPVITPSGVSYERTVILHHLQKVGKFDPVTREPLDHSQLVPNLAIKEAVQAYLDGHGWAYNTN; encoded by the exons ATGCTTATACTgag GAAGAA TGATTGGCTGAAAGTAGAAAAGGATTGCCGGAGGGCTATTCAGCTTGATAACAGTTCTGTCAAG GCACACTGCACGTTGGGACTTGCCTTGCTTCAGAAGCAAGAATTAGACGAAGGGGTCGATGAACTACAAAAG GCATTGGATCTTGGAAGGGGAGCAAATCCAAAGGGTTATATGATAGATGAGATTTGGCAAGAGCTTGCAAAAGCAAAGTACCTGCAATGGGAGCATGCATCTTCCAAGCGTTCATGGGAATTGCAAAGTTTGAA GGAGGCTTGTGAAACTGCACTTAAAGAGAAACATTTTCTTGATGATTCTCATCCAGGAAGTTTTTCAGATGAAGCTATTATTTCCCATATGAAGCAACTGGAGGTCCTGAGTCGAGTGTTTAAGGAAGCTGGTGAAGCTGACATCCCTGGTGAG GTGCCGGATTACTTGTGTTGTAAAATCACACTTGATATTCTCCGTGATCCTGTCATTACTCCAAGTGGAGTTTCATATGAAAGAACAGTGATCCTTCATCATCTTCAGAAG GTCGGTAAGTTCGATCCAGTTACACGTGAACCGCTCGATCACTCCCAGCTTGTACCTAACTTAGCGATAAAGGAAGCAGTCCAGGCATATTTAGATGGACATGGTTGGGCATACAACACAAACTAA
- the LOC107924677 gene encoding U-box domain-containing protein 9, translated as MAKTEVLSSDPTLRARVRAAELKKELQRLVKTIVDDEDCSVQTINQAKHALCALRELKFNTRSSATTMTSSLKLHEPLPCPQKFICPLSKKLMRDPVVLSSGQTYERPFIEKWLKAGNRTCPQTQQVLSHTVLTPNHLVSEMISQWCKSQGIELPDPVQNRIQEGVTEAERHHFFSLLDKLSAAALPQQKEAVKELRLLTKNMPSFRSLFGESVDTIPQLLTPLSGTKSRSGVLHTDLQEDVITTLLNLSIHDSNKKLVAETPKVIPLLMEALRFGTIETKSNAAAAIFTLSALDSNKTLIGKSCALKPLIDLLDEGHPLAMKDVTSAIFNLCIIHENKARAVRDGAVSVILKKIMDGVLVNELLAILAMLSTHQRAVEEMGELGAVPCLIRIVRESTCERNKENCIAILHTVCLNDRTKLKALREEENIHGTISKLALDGTSRAKRKASGILDRLRKGVNITHTA; from the exons ATGGCCAAAACCGAAGTGTTGAGTTCCGATCCAACGCTGAGAGCGAGAGTGAGAGCGGCGGAATTGAAGAAAGAATTGCAGAGGCTGGTTAAGACTATTGTCGATGATGAGGATTGCAGCGTCCAGACCATCAATCAAGCGAAACATGCTCTTTGTGCTTTGAGAGAGCTTAAGTTCAATACACGATCGTCGGCGACCACTATGACGTCGTCCTTGAAGTTACATGAACCGCTGCCATGTCCTCAAAAGTTTATATGTCCTCTTTCTAAAAAGCTTATGAGAGATCCCGTTGTTTTATCTTCTGGTCAG ACATATGAAAGACCCTTCATCGAGAAATGGCTGAAAGCAGGCAATCGGACTTGCCCTCAAACCCAACAAGTTCTTTCCCACACAGTTTTAACTCCGAATCACCTTGTGAGTGAAATGATATCGCAATGGTGTAAGAGTCAAGGAATTGAATTGCCGGATCCAGTTCAGAACCGTATACAGGAGGGTGTCACCGAAGCAGAGCGTCaccatttcttttctttgctaGATAAGTTATCGGCCGCAGCGCTTCCTCAACAGAAGGAAGCGGTGAAGGAGCTGCGGTTGTTGACGAAGAACATGCCTTCGTTCCGCTCCCTTTTTGGGGAATCCGTGGACACCATTCCGCAACTGCTCACCCCACTCTCGGGAACTAAATCCCGCAGTGGTGTTCTTCACACTGATCTCCAGGAAGATGTGATTACGACGCTGTTGAACCTTTCAATCCATGACAGCAACAAGAAACTTGTTGCCGAAACTCCAAAGGTTATCCCTCTTCTTATGGAAGCTCTGAGATTTGGGACTATCGAAACAAAAAGCAATGCAGCTGCTGCCATTTTCACCTTATCTGCTCTTGATTCTAACAAGACGCTTATAGGCAAATCATGTGCTTTAAAGCCTCTCATTGACCTTCTAGACGAAGGGCATCCATTAGCAATGAAAGATGTTACTTCTGCAATATTTAACCTATGCATTATCCATGAGAATAAAGCAAGAGCTGTAAGGGATGGTGCAGTAAGTGTCATTTTGAAAAAGATCATGGATGGTGTGCTTGTAAATGAGTTATTGGCTATCCTTGCAATGCTTTCGACTCATCAAAGGGCTGTTGAAGAAATGGGGGAGCTGGGGGCTGTTCCTTGCTTGATTCGCATTGTAAGGGAAAGCACTTGTGAACGAAACAAGGAAAATTGCATTGCGATCCTCCACACTGTATGCCTTAATGATCGAACCAAATTGAAGGCACTAAGGGAAGAAGAAAATATCCATGGAACAATATCTAAGCTTGCTCTAGATGGAACAAGTAGAGCCAAGAGAAAGGCTAGTGGCATCCTTGACCGATTGAGAAAGGGTGTTAATATTACTCATACCGCATGA
- the LOC121209784 gene encoding uncharacterized protein isoform X2, with protein MTIDRKFSAKSNIKVSSMRHVLYSIKKASLAIKDYLSKVKSLSDSLTAARSLVTEQEQINVILAGLPIEFESIQFLAFATPMSLELVTEILLDSEARQLALLTDMPLQANLVSQSQQGPDSSSSMTVNYHHLGEAPTSHCSSSHYCNSCPTHSSSHALSSSVATQTWYPDSGATNHITLTVATLNNASPYTGHSDREDSVGGPHA; from the exons ATGACCATTGACAGAAAGTTTAGTGCCAAGTCCAATATTAAAGTCTCCAGTATGCGTCATGTGCTATACTCGATCAAGAAAGCCAGTCTTGCCATTAAAGATTACCTCTCCAAGGTCAAGAGTTTAAGTGATAGTCTGACTGCTGCTCGTAGCCTGGTTACGGAGCAAGAACAGATCAATGTTATCTTGGCTGGCCTTCCCATCGAGTTTGAGTCTATTCAGTTTCTTGCGTTCGCCACTCCAATGAGTCTTGAACTGGTTACTGAAATACTTCTTGACAGTGAAGCACGACAACTGGCTCTCCTAACTGATATGCCTTTGCAAGCCAACTTGGTGTCTCAATCACAGCAAG GACCTGATTCGAGCTCTTCAATGACAGTCAACTACCATCATCTTGGTGAAGCTCCTACGTCCCATTGTTCCTCATCCCATTATTGTAACTCATGTCCGACGCATTCCTCTTCTCATGCTTTGTCTTCTTCAGTAGCTACTCAGACTTGGTATCCTGATTCGGGTGCTACCAATCACATCACCCTGACTGTAGCTACTCTCAACAATGCTTCTCCTTACACAG GACATTCGGACAGGGAAGATTCTGTTGGAGGGCCACATGCATGA